A single region of the Brassica rapa cultivar Chiifu-401-42 chromosome A03, CAAS_Brap_v3.01, whole genome shotgun sequence genome encodes:
- the LOC103858635 gene encoding lipid transfer protein EARLI 1-like — protein sequence MASKISASLIIFLTFNILFFTLTTACGGGCGSIPKPKPKPTPSPSSSGSCPRKTLKLGVCANVLKDLLKIELGTPPVKPCCSLLKGLVDLEAAACLCTALKANVLGIKLNVPVSLSLLLNACGRKTPRGFICA from the coding sequence ATGGCTTCCAAAATCTCAGCCTCCCTTATCATTTTCCTCACATTCAACATCCTCTTTTTCACGCTAACTACAGCTTGTGGCGGTGGCTGCGGTTCCATTCCCAAACCTAAGCCTAAGCCCACCCCATCTCCATCCTCCTCAGGAAGCTGCCCTAGAAAAACTCTCAAACTTGGCGTTTGTGCCAATGTCCTAAAGGATCTTCTCAAAATCGAATTGGGCACGCCACCAGTCAAGCCTTGTTGTTCACTCCTTAAGGGTTTGGTCGATCTTGAGGCCGCGGCTTGTCTATGTACCGCCTTAAAGGCAAATGTCCTAGGAATCAAGCTTAATGTTCCCGTCTCTCTCAGTCTTCTTCTCAATGCTTGTGGCAGGAAGACCCCTCGTGGATTCATATGTGCTTGA
- the LOC103858636 gene encoding lipid transfer protein EARLI 1-like: MASKISASLIIFLTFNILFFTLTTACGGGCGSIPKPKPKPTPTPSSSGSCPRKTLKLGVCANVLKDLLKIELGTPPVKPCCSLLNGLVDLEAAACLCTALKANVLGIKLNVPVSLSLLLNACGRKTPRGFICA, from the coding sequence ATGGCTTCAAAAATCTCAGCCTCCCTTATCATTTTCCTCACATTCAACATCCTCTTTTTCACGTTAACTACTGCTTGTGGCGGTGGCTGCGGTTCTATTCCCAAACCTAAACCCAAGCCCACCCCAACTCCATCCTCCTCAGGAAGTTGCCCTAGAAAAACTCTCAAACTTGGCGTTTGTGCCAATGTCCTCAAGGATCTTCTCAAAATCGAATTGGGCACGCCACCAGTCAAGCCTTGTTGTTCACTCCTTAATGGTTTGGTCGATCTTGAGGCCGCGGCTTGTCTCTGTACCGCCTTAAAGGCAAATGTTCTAGGAATCAAGCTTAATGTTCCCGTCTCTCTCAGTCTTCTTCTCAATGCTTGTGGAAGGAAGACCCCTCGTGGATTCATATGTGCTTGA